The following proteins are encoded in a genomic region of Dokdonia donghaensis DSW-1:
- a CDS encoding YceI family protein — protein MKKTITTAFLALIVTTGATASTEPVEKTVNVKESTITWTGKKVLGQHTGTINLKSGTLEMDGDQLVGGSFVVDMTTIAVTDLKAGEGKEKLEGHLNSADFFDTTNHSEATFVITEVAKSGNGYSVVGDLTIKGTTLPTKVNMTIENGVATTVFNVDRTKYGVRYGSASFFDNLKDNAISDNFELAVSLTL, from the coding sequence ATGAAAAAGACAATCACAACAGCATTTTTAGCACTTATTGTTACAACAGGAGCCACTGCAAGCACAGAACCTGTAGAAAAAACAGTAAACGTAAAAGAAAGCACTATTACTTGGACAGGTAAAAAAGTACTAGGACAACACACAGGTACTATTAACCTAAAATCTGGAACACTTGAAATGGATGGTGACCAACTAGTAGGTGGTAGCTTTGTAGTAGATATGACTACTATTGCGGTAACAGACTTAAAAGCTGGCGAAGGAAAAGAAAAACTAGAAGGACACTTAAACTCTGCAGACTTTTTTGATACTACAAACCATAGCGAAGCTACATTTGTTATCACAGAAGTAGCAAAAAGTGGTAATGGTTATAGTGTAGTGGGTGACCTTACTATAAAAGGAACTACACTACCTACAAAGGTTAATATGACCATAGAGAATGGCGTAGCCACTACCGTTTTTAATGTAGATCGCACAAAATATGGTGTACGTTATGGCTCTGCATCGTTTTTTGACAACTTAAAAGACAATGCTATTTCAGATAATTTTGAGCTTGCAGTGAGCTTGACTCTCTAA
- a CDS encoding MarR family winged helix-turn-helix transcriptional regulator gives MTIEEHIKTTSLKPSQRLIINLAYTAQWSNDILLMALKPYDISLQQFNVLRILRGQKGKPANLSTLNDRMVTKASNTTRLVDKLLKKELVNRSTCPSNRRKIEITITEAGLSLLNELDKVVTQAEDKITTQLDNTEIEQLNNLLNKLRT, from the coding sequence ATGACAATAGAAGAACACATAAAAACCACGAGTCTCAAGCCTTCTCAAAGGCTTATTATAAACCTAGCCTATACAGCACAATGGTCTAATGATATCTTATTAATGGCACTCAAACCCTACGATATATCATTACAGCAGTTTAATGTATTACGCATATTACGTGGGCAAAAAGGAAAACCTGCAAATCTATCTACGCTCAATGACCGTATGGTTACAAAAGCAAGTAATACAACACGCCTAGTAGATAAACTACTCAAAAAAGAGCTTGTAAATCGCAGTACGTGCCCCTCAAACCGTCGTAAAATTGAAATTACAATTACAGAGGCTGGCTTGTCATTACTTAATGAGTTAGACAAAGTAGTGACTCAAGCCGAAGATAAAATAACCACTCAACTAGACAATACTGAGATAGAGCAGCTCAATAACTTGCTCAATAAACTAAGAACATAA
- a CDS encoding TlpA family protein disulfide reductase: MMRFLILLLVLCTISCKKEVEEKAYHYVEGADIKMFDYNELDSYIKNHPSETLVVNFWATWCAPCIKELPAFEKLGNTYADQDVKILLVSLDFPEQMDHLKAFVAKKELQSEVVFLDDGDANRWIPKVDKNWSGALPATLIIGDKRKRFYEQSFTYGLLESELKYILN; this comes from the coding sequence ATGATGCGATTTTTAATACTCTTGTTGGTTCTATGTACAATCTCTTGTAAGAAAGAGGTAGAAGAAAAGGCATATCATTATGTAGAAGGGGCAGATATAAAGATGTTTGATTATAATGAACTTGATAGTTATATAAAAAATCATCCATCTGAGACACTTGTGGTAAATTTTTGGGCTACCTGGTGTGCTCCTTGTATAAAGGAATTACCAGCTTTTGAAAAACTAGGAAATACCTATGCAGATCAAGATGTGAAAATTCTTTTAGTGAGTCTTGACTTCCCAGAACAGATGGATCATCTAAAAGCATTTGTAGCAAAAAAAGAATTGCAATCTGAGGTTGTATTTTTAGACGATGGAGATGCAAACAGATGGATACCTAAAGTAGATAAGAACTGGAGTGGGGCCTTACCAGCAACACTTATTATAGGTGATAAAAGAAAACGCTTTTATGAACAATCATTTACATATGGCTTGTTAGAAAGTGAATTGAAATATATTTTAAATTAA
- a CDS encoding thioredoxin family protein, whose protein sequence is MKTFKILTLLALVVVVSAFAANAVVKSAKSGYSIGDDATDFYLRNVDNSMVSLKDYENAKGFIIIFTCNTCPFSIANEDRIIALDKKYKSLGYPVIAINPNDPHIKPGDSFKSMQQRAREKGFTFPYLFDDGQEVYPKYGATKTPHVYVTQKKQGKNIVKYIGAIDNNTRNAGAVTERYVEDAVDALLAGKSVQVTETKAIGCSIKS, encoded by the coding sequence ATGAAGACTTTTAAAATTTTAACGCTACTTGCCTTAGTGGTAGTCGTTTCTGCATTTGCAGCAAATGCCGTTGTAAAAAGTGCAAAGAGCGGTTACAGTATAGGTGATGATGCAACAGATTTTTATCTGCGTAATGTAGATAACAGTATGGTATCGCTTAAGGATTATGAAAATGCCAAAGGATTTATAATAATCTTTACGTGCAATACTTGTCCATTTTCTATAGCAAATGAAGACAGAATCATTGCATTAGATAAAAAGTACAAGTCATTAGGCTACCCTGTGATAGCGATTAACCCTAACGACCCACACATTAAACCTGGAGATAGTTTTAAGTCTATGCAACAACGAGCACGAGAAAAAGGATTTACATTCCCTTATTTATTTGACGATGGCCAAGAGGTATATCCAAAATATGGAGCTACAAAAACTCCTCACGTGTATGTGACTCAAAAAAAGCAAGGGAAAAATATAGTAAAATACATAGGAGCAATAGATAATAATACACGTAATGCGGGAGCAGTTACAGAACGATATGTAGAAGACGCTGTAGATGCCTTACTCGCCGGTAAAAGTGTACAAGTAACCGAAACAAAGGCTATAGGATGTTCTATAAAATCATAG
- a CDS encoding rhodanese-like domain-containing protein, which produces MKDLTIPEWEEKIAQDKDAVILDVRTEEETENGIIEGAKVIDIYQGQGFIDEVEKLDKDKNYYVYCRSGARSAQACALMGQLGFETTYNLLGGYMAWSEND; this is translated from the coding sequence ATGAAAGATCTTACAATCCCAGAATGGGAAGAAAAAATCGCTCAAGATAAAGACGCCGTAATACTAGACGTGCGTACCGAAGAAGAAACAGAAAATGGTATCATAGAAGGAGCAAAGGTGATAGATATATACCAAGGCCAAGGCTTTATAGATGAGGTAGAAAAACTAGATAAAGATAAAAACTACTACGTTTATTGTCGCTCTGGAGCACGTAGTGCTCAAGCGTGTGCCCTTATGGGACAGCTAGGTTTTGAGACTACATATAACTTGCTAGGAGGCTATATGGCCTGGAGCGAAAACGACTAA
- a CDS encoding rhodanese-like domain-containing protein: MTRTVTHICSAIAIMMALSCNQATSQQASPEASVSEVQEKKMVINRISSDELETAMSAQEIQLVDVRADREWESGHIKGAKHFEMNNVNWQSQLETLDKDEPVYVYCAKGGRSARCAKQLEEAGFTTIYDLKGGLASWKASGKTVE, from the coding sequence ATGACGCGTACAGTAACTCACATTTGTAGTGCTATTGCAATAATGATGGCTTTGTCTTGTAACCAAGCGACCTCACAGCAAGCATCACCAGAAGCTTCAGTTAGTGAAGTGCAAGAGAAAAAGATGGTCATCAATCGCATTTCTTCAGATGAGCTTGAGACTGCGATGAGTGCTCAAGAAATCCAACTAGTAGATGTACGTGCCGACCGCGAGTGGGAGAGTGGCCATATTAAAGGTGCAAAGCATTTTGAGATGAACAATGTAAACTGGCAGTCACAGCTAGAGACTCTAGATAAAGATGAGCCCGTATATGTATATTGTGCAAAAGGTGGTCGTAGTGCCAGGTGTGCAAAACAGCTAGAAGAGGCTGGTTTTACTACCATTTATGACCTTAAAGGTGGTCTCGCAAGCTGGAAGGCTAGTGGCAAGACCGTAGAGTAA
- a CDS encoding cytochrome c peroxidase, whose amino-acid sequence MNYLRLLICLLAIPLTFSCKQEQDTSYKKNIAPDWEAARAIYLQELNNALAGLDSLNEITASHPDAKKIFNNARLAFKKAEPYASYLNPEVGHRANGPALPIYKEDNDRTMNPVGLQKIEESIYEGGTPTAQYKKELKITTGLLATLKKNIEKRELTPQRYFIATHQQLLRILSFSISGFDTPVSQLGITEGAASLQNLVDTYQVSIQPIIKEKNATLDQTFINQVEKAIAFMSSNTDYNSFDRYTFVSTHLSPITKTWVAIRKTSDLWEGTTNTPFNFDAPTFFENDSFNTAFFTPNVNKNPTAIQIALGKKLFFDDKLSANGTMACATCHIPAKAYTDGMVVNLSNAGKNLQRNTPTLINTVFQQNFFADGRSPTLIDQVSSVFTNKDEFNSNVHEFSEEVLEDSTYITLFDEAYGGVSKRNIDVIKAISSYVSTLNSFDSKFDKNMRGDERSFTSSEQRGMNLFMGKALCATCHFMPLTNGTVPPFYAETEREVIGVPETAQNKMLDDDLGYYWRFKEELHKGMFKTPTVRNAAVTGPYMHNGVYSTLEEVMDFYNKGGGGGLGFDLEHQTLPFDNLNLSEQELQDLVAFIETLTATNVDEVY is encoded by the coding sequence ATGAATTACTTACGTTTATTAATTTGCCTACTAGCGATACCCTTAACCTTTTCTTGCAAGCAAGAGCAAGACACTTCATATAAAAAAAATATAGCCCCAGACTGGGAAGCTGCAAGAGCTATTTACTTACAAGAACTAAATAATGCGCTCGCAGGTCTTGACTCTCTTAATGAGATTACGGCATCACATCCAGATGCCAAAAAGATTTTTAACAACGCTAGACTTGCCTTTAAAAAAGCAGAACCCTACGCCTCTTACCTCAACCCAGAAGTAGGTCATCGTGCAAATGGACCAGCTTTACCTATTTATAAAGAGGACAATGACCGCACAATGAATCCTGTAGGTTTACAAAAGATAGAAGAATCTATCTATGAAGGAGGAACACCTACAGCACAATACAAAAAAGAACTAAAGATCACCACAGGCCTACTCGCTACTCTAAAAAAGAATATCGAAAAACGAGAACTCACGCCACAACGCTATTTTATAGCAACTCACCAGCAATTACTGCGCATATTAAGTTTTTCTATATCTGGTTTTGACACACCTGTAAGCCAGCTAGGCATTACAGAGGGTGCAGCCTCATTACAAAACCTTGTAGACACTTATCAAGTAAGTATACAACCCATCATAAAAGAAAAGAATGCCACACTAGACCAAACATTTATAAATCAGGTTGAGAAAGCAATAGCTTTTATGAGTTCTAATACTGATTATAACAGCTTTGACCGTTATACCTTTGTGAGCACTCACCTCTCTCCTATCACAAAAACTTGGGTAGCTATAAGAAAAACTAGCGACCTATGGGAAGGAACAACAAATACACCTTTTAACTTTGATGCTCCTACATTTTTTGAAAACGATAGTTTTAATACAGCATTTTTTACTCCTAACGTAAACAAGAATCCCACAGCAATACAAATCGCCTTAGGAAAAAAATTGTTTTTTGATGATAAGCTCTCTGCAAATGGTACAATGGCTTGTGCTACGTGTCACATTCCAGCAAAGGCCTACACAGATGGAATGGTCGTAAACCTCTCTAACGCAGGTAAAAATTTACAGCGCAACACACCTACCCTCATAAATACCGTTTTCCAGCAAAACTTCTTTGCAGACGGTCGCTCTCCTACATTAATAGATCAAGTATCTTCTGTTTTTACAAACAAGGATGAGTTTAACTCAAACGTGCACGAGTTTTCAGAAGAGGTACTAGAAGACAGTACATATATCACACTCTTTGATGAGGCATATGGCGGTGTTTCAAAAAGAAATATTGATGTGATAAAAGCCATCTCGTCATATGTAAGTACACTCAATAGTTTTGACTCAAAATTTGATAAAAATATGCGTGGCGATGAGCGTTCATTTACATCAAGTGAGCAACGAGGTATGAACTTGTTTATGGGGAAAGCCCTTTGTGCAACTTGTCACTTTATGCCACTTACTAATGGTACAGTACCACCATTTTATGCAGAGACAGAGCGCGAAGTAATAGGCGTACCAGAAACCGCACAAAATAAAATGCTAGATGATGACTTAGGTTACTACTGGCGTTTTAAAGAAGAGCTCCACAAGGGGATGTTTAAAACACCTACGGTACGTAACGCTGCAGTAACTGGACCCTATATGCATAACGGTGTATATAGTACACTAGAAGAGGTTATGGACTTTTATAATAAAGGTGGCGGCGGTGGCCTAGGGTTTGACCTTGAGCATCAAACGCTTCCCTTTGATAATCTTAATCTATCAGAGCAAGAACTTCAGGATCTGGTGGCTTTTATAGAAACACTTACAGCGACTAATGTTGATGAAGTGTATTAG
- a CDS encoding TldD/PmbA family protein has product MKRRNFVQLAGMGAGAVMMPSLLMGNNIPTEALLEPGMDILMKKQMADVALNTAKSLGASYADARIGRYLNQFVRTREDKVQGVVNTESFGIGVRVIANGTWGFASTNDVSPDGIKKATEQAVAIAKANSKFQTEPVVLAPEASYGEVSWKTPIKKDFKEVPVSEKVDLLLTANAAAQSSGANFVNSALFMVNEQKYFASTEGSYIDQDVHRIWPTFGVTAVGGGKFKTRQAMSAPMGMGYEYLDGLASEKLEGPEGLKLYRGSYDMVEDATTAAKQAREMLTAKSVDAGKYDLVLEPNHLGLTIHESVGHPTELDRVLGYEANYAGTSFATIDKWKSKNFKYGSDLVNIVADKTQVGSLGAVGWDDEGVKTKKWDIIRNGVLVNYQAIRDQVKMIDQNESHGCCYAQSWNDVQFQRMPNISLEPGKEPYSINDMIKDVEKGIYIAGRGSYSIDQQRYNFQFGGTMYYEIKDGKIAGMLNDVAYQSNTQEFWNSCAKICDKDDYRLFGSFFDGKGQPSQVSAVSHGSSTSRFNDINVINTGRTV; this is encoded by the coding sequence ATGAAAAGAAGAAACTTTGTCCAACTAGCCGGAATGGGTGCTGGTGCTGTGATGATGCCTTCCCTATTAATGGGAAATAACATCCCTACAGAGGCACTCCTAGAACCAGGAATGGATATACTAATGAAAAAACAAATGGCAGATGTTGCTCTTAACACAGCAAAAAGCCTAGGAGCTTCATATGCAGATGCTCGTATAGGTAGATATCTTAACCAGTTTGTACGTACTAGAGAAGATAAAGTACAAGGGGTTGTAAACACAGAGTCTTTTGGAATAGGAGTACGTGTGATTGCAAATGGTACTTGGGGATTTGCATCTACAAATGATGTCTCACCAGACGGTATTAAAAAAGCAACAGAGCAAGCAGTCGCAATAGCAAAAGCAAACTCAAAGTTTCAAACAGAGCCAGTAGTGCTTGCACCAGAGGCGTCATATGGTGAAGTCTCTTGGAAAACCCCTATCAAAAAAGATTTTAAAGAAGTGCCAGTTTCAGAGAAAGTAGATTTACTACTCACTGCAAATGCTGCTGCACAATCTAGCGGAGCAAACTTTGTAAACTCTGCCTTGTTTATGGTAAATGAACAAAAATATTTTGCCTCTACAGAAGGTTCGTATATAGATCAAGATGTACATCGCATCTGGCCTACATTTGGTGTAACTGCTGTAGGTGGAGGTAAGTTTAAGACTAGACAAGCTATGAGTGCACCTATGGGAATGGGGTATGAGTATCTAGATGGTCTTGCTTCAGAAAAACTAGAAGGTCCAGAAGGACTTAAATTATATAGAGGCAGCTATGATATGGTAGAAGATGCTACCACTGCAGCAAAGCAAGCAAGAGAAATGCTTACAGCAAAGTCTGTAGATGCTGGTAAGTACGATCTTGTACTAGAGCCTAACCACTTAGGACTAACCATACACGAGTCTGTAGGTCACCCTACAGAATTAGATCGAGTACTAGGTTATGAAGCAAACTATGCAGGTACAAGCTTTGCCACTATAGATAAATGGAAGTCTAAAAACTTCAAGTACGGTAGCGACCTTGTAAATATTGTGGCAGATAAAACACAAGTAGGATCACTAGGAGCCGTAGGATGGGATGACGAAGGTGTTAAAACTAAAAAGTGGGACATTATACGTAACGGTGTACTAGTAAACTATCAGGCAATACGCGATCAAGTAAAAATGATAGATCAAAACGAGTCTCACGGTTGCTGTTATGCGCAGAGTTGGAATGATGTTCAGTTCCAGCGTATGCCTAATATCTCTTTAGAACCTGGTAAAGAACCATATTCTATAAACGATATGATTAAAGATGTAGAAAAAGGAATCTACATAGCCGGTAGAGGATCTTATTCTATAGACCAGCAGCGTTATAACTTCCAGTTTGGAGGGACGATGTACTACGAGATTAAAGATGGTAAGATAGCAGGTATGCTTAATGATGTTGCTTACCAGTCTAACACGCAAGAGTTCTGGAACTCTTGTGCTAAGATTTGTGATAAGGATGACTATCGTCTCTTTGGTTCTTTCTTTGACGGGAAAGGGCAACCATCACAAGTAAGTGCAGTATCTCACGGGAGCTCAACTTCAAGATTTAATGATATTAATGTAATTAATACCGGGCGTACGGTATAA